The sequence below is a genomic window from bacterium.
CGCAAGCGCACGGCGCCGGCGGCCTGGCGGGCCATCTCCAGAACCTCCGGTACGTGGTGGATCGGCTCACGCAGCTCGTGGCGGACGCAGACGCGATGACACGTGCCGCGGATGAGCGGGTCTCCGCGATGCTGGCCGAGCTCTCGGTGGCGCTCCGGGAGCGGAGGATCATGGACCGGCTGCGCGAGCGGAGCCTGGCCGAGTGGCGGCTCGAGCAGGCGCGCGCGGAGCAGAAGCTGATGGACGACGTGGCGACCGAACGCCACGAACGCAACGCTGTCCTCCAGGTGACGGAGGATCCCGAGCCATGACGAGGATGATCGTGTGGGCGTGCCTGGGCTTCACTCTCGGCCTGGGCGGGGCGACCGCCGTGCTCGCGATCCGCGGGCAAGGAGCCGCCGAGGAGGCGAACGCACTGCCGGCGGACAGCACGGGCATCGCGCTGGCGGATTCGGCCGCGATCGCGCTGCCCGCGGAGGGCGTTCTCGCCGCCGACAGCACGGCTGCGACGGAAGCGCCGATCGCCGCGATCGCCGCGGACAGCGCCGCGGTCGGAGTCGTGGCGCGCGGCAATGGGAGGGCAGCGGCGGGGGCGGGCGCAGCGGGCGGCGCGCGCGATACGGCGGCCGGAGAGGCGCGCGCGGTGGCAGAGGCGCCGCGAGCCGCAGCGGGCGGTGCGGATGCCGGCGCAGCCGTCGCGCGGGTGGCGAAGATCTTCGGCGCCATGGAGCCGCAGGACGCGGCGCGCCTGCTCGAGCTCCTGCAGAACGATCAGGTGCAGAAGATCCTCGCGCACATGCCGGAGCGGAAGGTCGCGGCGATCCTCGTGCACCTCGACCCGGCACGTGCCGCGGAGCTGAGCCGCCAGGCACTGCGAACCCCGGAGATGCACTGAGACCACGGCCAGAGCACCAGACCGGTGCGACGGCCGGCACACCCGAAAGGAGGGTGGAGACGTGAACGTTGCGGTCGGACCGCTCCCGGTCGCGGGGGCGGCATCCTCGCCCGGCGCGGCGGCGCCGGAGGCCAGGCCGCCCGGCGGAGCCCGGGAGCCCGGGTTCTCCAAGGCGCTGTCGGGCGCGCTGAGCAGGAGCGCTGCGGAGCGTCCCCGGGGCGCCGCGCGGGCAGCGCCGGGCGCGGCCGGGTCCGACGAGGCCGGTGCCCCGGCAGAGGATCGACGTCGGTCCGTCGAAGCGGCAGCCGGCGCCGTCGCGGCGTTGATCGCGCAGATGGCGCCGCTGTCCGAGAACCCACCTGCGGAGGCGGCAGCCGGCACGGGTGCCGGCGTGGACGCGGCGGAAGGCGGTGCTGCCGACGCGGGCCAGGCCGCGCACGCGTCGTCGCCCGAGGCCGGTGCGGTTCCGGCGCTGGGCGTGGCCAGGGGCGCCGGCCGCGCAGGGAGTGCGGCGGACGAGAGGAGCTCGCCCGCGTCCCTGCTCGATCGGCTGGACCCGGTGTTCAGGAGCAAGCTGGAGCGCGTGCAGGCTCGGATGGCGGCCGAGTTCGGCCACCGGGTCGAGGTCGTGGAAGGATACAGGGACCAGGCGCGGCAGGACATGCTGTACGCCCAGGGCCGCACGATGCCGGGCCCGGTGGTCACGTGGACGCGCAACTCGCTCCATACGGTGGGCCGCGCCGCTGATGTGATCATCGACGGCAGCTACGACAACCCGGAGGCGTACGAGCGGCTGGCGCAGATCGCCCGCGAGGAAGGGCTCCGCACCCTCGGCCCCCGGGACGCCGGGCACATCGAGTTGCCGCGCGATGCGGCGGCCGAGACACACTCCGCAGGGGCGGGGGGCGCCCGGGTCGCGCAGGTCGCCGAAGTGGCTCGGGTCGCCAGCGTGGCGCGCGTGGCGCAGCCGGCCGAGCCGGCGCCCGTCGCCGCGCCGGCGGCCGTGGCGGCGCCGGGCGTCGCTCCCGCGGCCGATGCCGGCACTGCGGCGCCGTCGGGTGGGCGTGTGCCCGCCGGCCTGGAGTCGGTGGCCCGCGTCTCCAGCGTGCTGGAGGCCGCCGGCGCCGCGGCGGCGCGGCCGCGCTCGCACGTGCTGCTGGATGTGCGGGACGCCGCCGGCAACCCGACGCGGATCCGCGTGGACCTGCGAGGCTCGCTGCTCGCCGCGACGATCGATGCTGCGGATCCCGCCGCGGCAGAGCGGATGGCCGCACGGCTGGGCGAGCTGCACCGGGCGCTCGAGCGCCAAGGCATCGAGAACACACAGCTACGCGTGCGTGCACACTCGCAGGTCGGCGTGGATGCGGTGCGGGCCGCGAGCGGCGCGGAATCCATCACGCCCATGGCGAGCACGCTCGCGCAGCGTGGCGACATGACGGGGGAGCGCCGGCCCCCGACGCCCGACACGTCGGGCCAGCACGGATCGCGCGATCCCGACGGGGACCTGCAGCGTTCGCGCAGGGAGCAACGACAGGGGAGGACTCCATGATCACTGAGGCGACGGCGTCGCAGATACATCGGACCGCGCCGGTCGCTGCGCCGAGCAGCGTCCTCGGCAAGGACGAGTTCCTGAAGCTCCTGGTGGCGCAGCTCAGGCACCAGGACCCGCTCAGCCCGATGGAGGGCGCCGAATTCGCTTCGCAGCTGGCGCAGTTCTCGAGCGTCGAGCAGCTGATCAACCTCAACGACCGCCTGGCGTTGGTCGCAGCGCTGGATGAGGCCGTGCTCCACGCCGTCAACACCAACGCGGCGCTCGGCCTGATCGGCCGGGGCGTGCACGCGTTCGGCAACGAGGTCGCGGTCTCCGACACGGGCGAAGGGTCGGTGACGTTCACGGTCGGAGGGCAGGGCGGACAGGCCACGCTCCGCCTCTTCGACGCGGCCGGCCGGGAGGTCGCCGCCGTGGATCTCGGCGTGCTGTCCGGCGGCCGGCAACGGGTGGATCTTGACCAGGTGACGAGCGGCATCGCCCCGGGCACGTACACGTACCGCGTGGACGTGGTGGACGCGGAGGGTGGCGCCGTCGAGGTGACGACGTACACCAGCGGGATCGTCACCGGTGTGCGCCATGGAGCCAATGGGCTGGTGCTCGTCGTCGGGCCGTTCGAGATCCCGCTGGGCGAGATCGCGGAAGTCGAAACATCACTCTGATCGGGAGGTGGAGTGCGATGATGCGCTCGCTGTTCGCCGGCGTTTCCGGCATGCGGAACCACCAGGTCCGAATGGATGTCATCGGCAACAACATCGCGAACGTGAACACCCTCGGCTTCAAGGCGAGCCGGGTCACGTTCGAGGAGGCGCTCTCGCAGCTCGTGCGGGGCGCGAGCCGGCCCGGCGCCACCGGATCCGCGTCGGTGGGTGGGAGGAACCCCATGCAGGTCGGCCTCGGCGTCAACCTCGGGAGCATCGACAGGCTGTTCACGCAGGGCAACCTGGAGAACACCGGCGTCACGACGGACCTGGCCATCCAGGGCGATTCGCTCTTCGTGCTCTCCGACGGGAGCCGGTACTACTACACGCGTGCGGGCAATTTCCAGATCGACGGGAGCGGCCGTCTCGTTTCGGCGACGAACGGGCTCACCGTGCAGGGCCGGATCGCTGTGGATGGCGTGCTGACGGACCAGATCGGCGACATCGTCCTGCCCATCGGCCAGAGCGCGCCTGCCAGGGCCACGAGCACCGTCCGCCTCGCCGGGAACCTGGATGCGCAGGCGGCCGACGGGACCACGCGCGAGACGACCATCACCGTGTACGACTCGCTGGGTACGACCCACGAGCTGCGCGTCGTGTTCACGAAGAACGGCCCTGCCTGGGACCTCAGCGTGTTCGCGGATGGCGGCACCACCGCGATCGGTACGGGCACGGTCACGTTCACGGCCGATGGGCGGCTCGATTCGCCGCAGTCGCAGAGCGTGAGCTTCGATCCCGGCAACGGCGCCAACACGCTGAACATCGACCTGGTGTTCGGCACGCCCGGCGGGCTGGATGGGCTCACGGGGTTCGGCGGCGCGATGACCGCGGTCCTGCGGGAGCAGGACGGCTATCCGGCCGGCGAGCTCGAGGGCATCACCATTGACCGGACGGGCACCATCACCGGTTCGTTCTCCAACGGTACGGTCATGACGCTGGCGCAGATCGCGCTGGCCGACTTCAGCAATCCGGCCGGCCTGTACAGCGACGGCGGCAACATGTACACGGAGTCACCCAATTCCGGCGCGCCGGTGATCGGGTTCGCGGGCGAGAGCAGCCCGTCCACGATCGCGTCCGGCACGCTCGAGATGTCGAACGTGGACCTCGCCCAGGAGTTCACCAACATGATCATCACGCAGCGGGGCTTCCAGTCCAACGCGCGGGTGATCTCGTCCAGCGACGAGATGCTGCAGGAGCTGGTGAACCTGAAGCGCTAGTCGCGCTGCACGCCCGGTGCGGACCGGCGAGGACGGCGGCGGCCGCGTGGTGCGGCCGTCGCCGTCCTCGCTTTCCGTCGGCGTGCGCTTCCGGGTCGTTGTGGTCGGCGCGCCCGGCAAGGTCCGCCGGTGGGGCCGGCAGAGACTGCCGGGTGGGGGTGGGTGCAGGGTGCGGCGGCGCGACCGCGGGTGTTCGGGCGTGATCGTGTAATTGAGTGTGGAGAAACAACTTGCGTCTGATGTTCGTTCCGGGCGTCGAGCGGTTGCGGACTGGTACGGGCCGTGCTTTCGCGGGGGCGGCGTGGAGCCGAATGGAACGCGTGGAGGAGTCGATGGCGGAAGCTCAGGGTGCGAAGGAAGGAACGCCGCTGGCCGCGTCCACGTCGGGCGCGCCAACGCCGGCCGCGCCGGCGCCGGGCGGAGCGCGACGTACGCTTTCGGCGGTCGCGATGCTGCTCGTGGGACTCGCGGTGGGGGCGGGTGTGGGGGTCGTCGCGGGCGGGACGCTGCTGGCGGCGTGGCGCTCGGGGGCGCTGGAGAGCGAGAGCCACGAGCGGCGTGAGCAGACGGGTCCTGTGAGTCCGGCGCTGACGCACACGATCGATGCGCTGGTGGTGAACCCGGCCGGCTCGGATGGGCTGCGCTTCCTGATGGCGACGATGGTGGTGGAAGTGGATGCGCCGGGGACGGTGGATCAGCTCCAGCGTCGGGACGCGGAGGTGCGCGAAGCCATCCTGCGCACCCTCGGCTCGAAGACGGTGCCGGAGCTCGCGGACGTCGCCCATCGCGATGCGTTGAAGGAGGAGTTGCGGGCGACGCTGCTGAAGGTCCTGGACCGCGGCGACGTTCTCCGGATCCACCTGCCGCAGTTCGTGATCCAGTAGTCGGCAGTCGAGGAAGGCGAGGATGCACGAGCCGGAGGAGCGTGGAGCGCTGCACGACGGCAGCGCCTCGGATGTCGGCGCCGCTGGCGAACGGTCGGCGACGCCGGACACCGGCGTGGCAGGATCGGGCGAGCCGGTCGCCGGGTCGGACACGGTCCCAGCCACGGATGGCGGTGTTGTGGTCGCGACGACGGTCGTGGACCCGGATGCGGGCGGGGCGGAGAGCAACGGTGGGGCCGGTGCGGGGAAGCGGCTTTCGGTGCGCCCGTACGACTTCCGCCAGCCGAGCCGGCTCTCGAAGGACCGGCTGCGTTCGCTGCGTGCGATCTACGGGCAGATGGCGAAGGCGCTCGAGGGGTGGTTGAGGGGCCGGGTGCGCGAGCAGATGGACCTGGAGGTGGCGAGCGTGGATCAGCACAGCTTCGGCGAGCTGGTGTTCTCGATGCCGACGCCGTGCTGCTCCTACGTCTACGATGTGGCGAACTCGGGTGGCCAGCAGCTGTTGATCGACTTCGATGCCGACCTGGCGTTCATGATGCTCGACCGGCTGCTGGGCGGCTGCGGCGAGCCGGTGGAGGTGACCCGGCCGCTGACGATGGTGGAGCAGGGCGTGGTGCGGATCGTCGCGGACAGGGTGGCCACGGAGCTGTCGGAGGCGTGGAAGGAGCACATCCGCTTCGACCTGACGTTCAGCCGCTTCGAAGCCATCCCGGACGTGATCCAGATCGCGAACCGCGAGGACGCGATCCTCGTCACGGTGCTGAAGGCCCGTGGTGAGAGGATGCAGGGGGCGATCCGTCTGTGCCTGCCGTTCGTGGTGCTGGAGAAGTTCTTCAGCGGTTCCGGCACGCGGCGTTTCCGTGCCGGCGGGGGCTCGGAGGAGGAGCGGGCCGCGGACCGGCAGGGCGTGGAGGCGGCGATCCGCGCGAGCTCGGTGGAGATCGCGGCGAGGTTGCCGCGGTTCACCGTGCGGCTCGGCAGGCTGACGCAGTTGAAGGTGGGTGACGTGCTGGAGACGGGGCTGGACACGGACGTGGCGATCGAGGTGCTGGTGAACGGGCAGGATCGGGCGCGGGCGCGGGCCGGCCGCGTCGGTCGGCGGCTCGCCCTGGAGATCCTGGAGTGGAACAGCCCGGCCGGGGCGCCCGCGAGAGGAGGAGACTCGGAATGAGCATGAAGCAGAGCAGGGACGGATCGGCGAAGCCGACCCAGCCGGATCTCGCAGAGCTGGGCTCGGCCAACGGTGACCGGGAGGCGGCGTCTCTCTCGGCGCTCTACGACCTGAAGCTGGATGTCGGGATCGAGCTGGGGCGGACGCGGATGACGGTGCAGGAGGTGCTCGCGCTGGGGCGGGGCTCGGTGATCCAGCTCGACCGGATGGTGGGCGAGCCGGTGGACGTGTACGTCGGCGATCGCAGGTTCGCCGAGGGGGAGGTGGTGGTGATCGGCGAGCAGTTCGGCGTGCGGATCACGCGGATCACGGGGCCGCAAACGACGGAGATCGTCGAGTCGTGATGCTGCACGGGATCGGGAACGCGCTGATGGTGCTGGGCGCGAGTCTGGCGCTGTTCGGCGGGGCGCTGTGGCTGATCCGGCGGCTGACCGGCCGTCCGATCGGCGCACGTAGCGCGTGCCCGCTCGAGGTGCTGGGGCGTGTCACGGTCGGGCCACGGCAGGGCGTGACGGCGCTGCGCGTCGGCCGGCGCGTCGTCCTG
It includes:
- a CDS encoding flagellar hook-basal body protein, producing MMRSLFAGVSGMRNHQVRMDVIGNNIANVNTLGFKASRVTFEEALSQLVRGASRPGATGSASVGGRNPMQVGLGVNLGSIDRLFTQGNLENTGVTTDLAIQGDSLFVLSDGSRYYYTRAGNFQIDGSGRLVSATNGLTVQGRIAVDGVLTDQIGDIVLPIGQSAPARATSTVRLAGNLDAQAADGTTRETTITVYDSLGTTHELRVVFTKNGPAWDLSVFADGGTTAIGTGTVTFTADGRLDSPQSQSVSFDPGNGANTLNIDLVFGTPGGLDGLTGFGGAMTAVLREQDGYPAGELEGITIDRTGTITGSFSNGTVMTLAQIALADFSNPAGLYSDGGNMYTESPNSGAPVIGFAGESSPSTIASGTLEMSNVDLAQEFTNMIITQRGFQSNARVISSSDEMLQELVNLKR
- the fliN gene encoding flagellar motor switch protein FliN produces the protein MSMKQSRDGSAKPTQPDLAELGSANGDREAASLSALYDLKLDVGIELGRTRMTVQEVLALGRGSVIQLDRMVGEPVDVYVGDRRFAEGEVVVIGEQFGVRITRITGPQTTEIVES
- the fliJ gene encoding flagellar export protein FliJ, whose amino-acid sequence is MSAFRFPLQKVLELRKHQEQVAALRLAEAEREAERARRALDALEELRRQGHDRLAQAHGAGGLAGHLQNLRYVVDRLTQLVADADAMTRAADERVSAMLAELSVALRERRIMDRLRERSLAEWRLEQARAEQKLMDDVATERHERNAVLQVTEDPEP